Proteins encoded together in one Mastomys coucha isolate ucsf_1 unplaced genomic scaffold, UCSF_Mcou_1 pScaffold16, whole genome shotgun sequence window:
- the LOC116093847 gene encoding alcohol dehydrogenase class-3, with the protein MANQVIKCKAAVAWEAGKPLSIEEIEVAPPKAHEVRIKIIATAVCHTDAYTLSGADPEGCFPVILGHEGAGIVESVGEGVTKLKAGDTVIPLYIPQCGECKFCLNPKTNLCQKIRVTQGKGLMPDGTSRFTCKGKSIFHFMGTSTFSEYTVVADISVAKIDPSAPLDKVCLLGCGISTGYGAAVNTAKVEPGSTCAVFGLGGVGLAVIMGCKVAGASRIIGVDINKDKFAKAKEFGASECINPQDFSKSIQEVLIEMTDGGVDYSFECIGNVKVMRSALEAAHKGWGVSVVVGVAASGEEISTRPFQLVTGRTWKGTAFGGWKSVESVPKLVSEYMSKKIKVDEFVTGNLSFDQINKAFDLMHSGKSIRTVLKM; encoded by the exons ATGGCGAACCAG GTGATCAAGTGTAAGGCTGCAGTCGCCTGGGAGGCCGGAAAGCCTCTCTCAATAGAGGAGATAGAAGTGGCCCCTCCAAAGGCACATGAAGTTCGAATTAAG ATCATTGCCACTGCCGTCTGCCACACCGACGCCTATACCCTGAGCGGAGCTGATCCCGAGGGATGTTTCCCAGTGATCTTGGGACACGAAGGTGCTGGGATTGTGGAAAGTGTTGGTGAAGGGGTTACTAAGCTGAAGGCAG GTGACACGGTCATCCCACTCTACATCCCACAGTGTGGAGAATGCAAGTTCTGTCTGAATCCTAAAACAAATCTTTGCCAGAAAATAAG aGTCACTCAGGGGAAAGGATTAATGCCAGATGGGACTAGCAGATTTACCTGCAAAGGAAAGTCTATTTTTCACTTCATGGGAACTAGCACATTTTCCGAGTACACAGTTGTGGCTGACATCTCTGTGGCTAAAATTGATCCTTCGGCTCCTTTGGATAAAGTCTGCCTCCTCGGCTGTGGCATTTCAACTGGCTATGGGGCTGCTGTGAACACTGCCAAG GTGGAGCCTGGTTCTACCTGTGCCGTCTTTGGCCTGGGAGGAGTTGGACTGGCGGTGATCATGGGCTGTAAAGTGGCTGGTGCATCCCGGATCATTGGTGTCGACATCAATAAAGATAAATTTGCAAAGGCTAAAGAATTTGGAGCCTCTGAATGTATTAACCCCCAGGATTTCAGTAAATCCATCCAGGAAGTCCTCATTGAGATGACAGATGGGGGAGTGGACTACTCCTTTGAGTGTATCGGCAACGTGAAGGTCATG AGATCAGCCCTTGAGGCGGCCCACAAAGGCTGGGGTGTCAGTGTGGTCGTTGGCGTGGCTGCTTCAGGTGAAGAAATCTCCACTCGTCCATTCCAGCTGGTGACAGGGCGCACATGGAAAGGCACTGCCTTTGGAG GATGGAAAAGTGTAGAGAGTGTCCCAAAGCTGGTGTCTGAATATATGTCCAAGAAGATAAAAGTTGACGAATTTGTGACTGGCAATCTGTCCTTCGACCAAATTAACAAAGCCTTTGATCTGATGCACTCAGGAAAAAG CATTCGAACTGTTCTAAAGATGTAA